The following DNA comes from Cryptococcus deuterogattii R265 chromosome 2, complete sequence.
TTCGCCTCAAAACTTTCCCCCCCTTTAATCTGTCCCACACCTTTCGGGGTTCCAGTAAGCACCAaatcgccttcttcaagcttcaTGATACTGGAAACAAAAGCAATGAGTTGAGGAATGTCGAAGATCATGTCGGAGGTGAGACCAGACTGTTTAACAGCACCGTTGACCGAAAAATGGAGGCCAACGTTAGAAGGATCGGCAATGAAATGTTTGGGAATGAAAGGACTGAGAGATCGTTCCTCAGTGAAGATTCGAGCTGAAAAAATTCAAAACTCACCCAATAGGGCAGAAGGTATCGAAGCCCTTGGCCGCAGACCAAGGTAAACCTTTAGCCTTGACCTTATCCTGGACATTTCGGGCAGTCATATCCACAGCAAGGGCTATGAAAGGATGCCTATAAGCATCTCTGGGTACAGCCGGAGCCTCACGCAGATAGAACTCACAGTATCCAGCGATATGGTCGAAGGCAGCAGAAGGGGAGATGTCTCGACCGTTCTTACCAATGACAACACCAAGCTCAACTATATAGGACCACCATTAGCCCCCATGTCTCATGTAATATTCCTACATACCCTCATGATGCATGACGACCCCCCGAGGGATCTCAACAGGTCCAGTGCCGGGGACGAggtaagaagaagtgggcttcaaaaagaagaaaggctCTGCTCATTTGTCAAGTCAGTGTTGCACATCGACGCGCTCTTAGTAGCTACCTCACCCTTGGGGATGGCATTACCAAGCTCCTTGGCGTGATCAGCGTAGTTGCGACCAATAGCGACAACCTAATTGGAGATTACTAGGAGTCAACTTTCACCTTTTAGATGTGAGTGTAGACGGTGATAACACTTACCTTCTTTCCTGCTCTGATGAAGTTGGACATGGTACTTATTGAATGGCTTAATTAGAAGATGAATGTAAGAAAAAGGCAGTCAACAAATCATAAGTCACGAGCCACAAAAACCAGGAGCAGCACTGATGTACGTAGGAGCACTCTTGAACACTCGGACGCGATTTCGGACTGATAGCCGACAAGTGCCCGATATAGACACCGCAACCAGCAGGCTCCAGTGGCGGATGTCGCCGAGGCTGACCctaaataaataataaataaataagTTCGCCAATGACAATCACGCGGTGATATGTACTGAATATACAGGTATCGCGAGAGACTCTCCCTTCGTTTTAATCATGTATATATCTTTTTAAAAACCCAAGTATTGCCATCATTGGCTCATACGAGTAAAATGGTTGTTTCGATATCCTCCCTTCAAGCAGCTCTACAACCAGTGCTGACTCCCATTCACCCCCAATATTTACCCTTTCCACTTGTAGACCTGTATGGCGCTATGCGTCTGTCCAGCGTTGTCAACTGGGTGGCTACTGGAGCATTCGATCCACCCTCCCCAGCCACCAATAAATcggaaaagggaaagaaaggcaAAGCGTTGGGtgtgaagaaagagagagctACGGTCTTACAGGAAGTGTTCGGTATCCTGGTTGTCGTTTTCGGCGGAGAGACTTTCTTAGGTACGAATAGCTGCAATTAGATAGGCAGAATATGTATAGCTGATCCTAGCTACTACGTTACGGGCAGCTTTATGTACCAACTCCACGCCTTCATGGCTTGTCAACCCGTCGGTTGCGTTGCTCTTCGGACTCACACGTGGGTCCTCTTATCTTCTGTGATATCTGCCCTCACAACATCATCAGATGTCATTCAGACACGTACCCCTATCCGTCGCATGCTTCCAGCTAATCCATCCCTTGCTCTGGAACTTgttcttgcccttcctgATGCTATCGGGCGTACTCTACTTCTCACTCGATTCTccgtccttcctcttttacactcttcgtcttccaatACACTCCCGCCCACACCCAGCTCATTGATATTGGTGCCTTTCATTTTGGCAGTCCCATTCGcctctctcatcttctccgcaacttcattcttttctcctaAACCTCATCTCTCTACACCCATGGAGCTCCAGCCTGGAGgttggatgatggtggatgcCTGGGCACCTGTGGTTATTCCAGCGGTCTTCCTCACATTCATCGGCCcggttgaaggatggaattTCGGGTtgggatggggagaagacgagagtgTGATAGTATGTATGATTGGGTTGACCATCATCTTTGCGTTGAGGGCAGTCTACAATTTCGGGTACAAGAAAGAGTTGTGGTTGCATATGCTTGGcttggaagggaaaaagaagactgaGTAAATGTGGTTCTTGTAAAGCATGCATAAGCGATACATatgaggaaagatgaaTTGGCTTGAGTTATGTGATACATgattccttctttctttggtTACAATAACTATTTTAGATGAGGATGGGTCTGACTTCTTTGACAACATCTGAATATCTAGACTGAAGTGGTAGAAGCGAGATTTACAGCTTTGCCCTTTCCTTGCCACCCTCTTTTAGTAGTCTCTCACTTTCCCTTCTAATTTTCTCCATCCTATTTTGCAATTCTTTCACTCTCTTAAGCTCACGTTGACCGATTTGCTGAATGTGTACCTCATCAGGACCCTAAGAGCTCGGCAGGTTAGCGTCCATCTCGGGTTTTAGCTTGCACTTGATTGATATGATGGGAGAGACCTACATCTGCGAAGCGCAAGGTTCGCAACTGAGCGTACCATGATGCGAGGGGTTGGTCTTGCGATAGTCCTTCCGCGCCATGGACTTGCATCGCACGATCAACTACTTGCAAGGCCATCTTGGGGACTGTAAACTATCACTACAGTCAATATCATAATTCGTGTACTTTAATAAATGGAAGGAGGCCAAACCTTGGCGATACCAATGTCCTGCAAGGCGCCCTTGGCACCAGCCAAGTCAATCTGACGGGCGGCAGCAAGGACAAGCAATCGTGATTGATCAATCTCTGCTCGGGAGTGTGCGATCTCTGCTAATACAgttccttcattctcactGTCAGCCAGGTAAATGGAAAAAGCACCTATGGGGAGATCTCACCATGTTCACGCAAATACTTTCCAAACGTTTTCCTTGCTGGGTCAGATACTCGCTGGAGCAGCAAGTCAAGAGCCCTGGAAGCGACACCCAGTGAACGCATGCAGTGATGGAGTCGTCCAGGTCTTCCTCATTATCAGCAAGGAAGAATAGACATTTTCAACAAGGAAATGACCTACCCGAGTCTTGCCTGCAGCATCTCAAATCCCCTTCCCAGCCCCTCTTTGCCGCCCACGACACCCCTGACAAGGTCGACTTGCACATTATCGTATATGACTTCGCAGTGCCCTTCTGGTGCATCATCGTATCCCATCACCGTCATCGGTCGTACAATCTTCACACCCTTTTGGCGTGGTTCGACAAGCAGCAGAGTGTGTCGCTTGTATGCTGACGGATTATTGGGATCGGTGATAGCCAAGACTATATGAACAGATGTTCGAGGGTCACCGGCACCTGAGATCCACCATTTATGTCCTGACAGTGAGAGAGTGCTTGAAGACAACGAAGTGGCCTGGGTGTTATGGAAATTAGTAGCATCGGATGAAGCCACTACACAGAAAGTTAGCACGGCATGGCCGATGTTTTAGTACTGTGGATCAAAGACTGGCCTCCGTATTCTGTCATGGCAAAGCTGCTTCTGATGTCCCCATTTAAAAGAGGCACCAGGTACTTGTTCTTTTGCTCTTGCGTCCCAAACCTGGCAAGCACCTCCATGTTGCCGGTATCGGGGGCCGAGCAGTTAGTTGCTTGCGGGGCAAGAACTATCGAGTGACCCATAACTTCTGCCATTATGGCATACTATCCGCATCGTCATCGTTAACATGTTTCCAATAAATGTGGCAGAACAGAAGTTTGGACTGCTATGTCAACAGAAGACACACCTCGAGATTTGACAATCCTCCGccctctccaccagccATTCCTTGAaaatctcctccactcaaCCAAAGGTTCCACAAGCCCAGCTTCTTTGCTTTAATCTTAAGATTTCCCAAAACCTGTGGGACCGTTTGCCAGCGGGTAGCAGGATCGGTTGGAAGTTGTGCATGGTAGAGTGCCTCTGAAGGGACCACATCATTCTTAGATAATTATGCCGATCAGTATACAATCGTGGACAATTCAAAAGAGATAGGCTGACTTCAAGGAAATCAATAAGGGTGATAAGTAATGCCTTAGCTCGTTTGGAGACAAGAGGTTCGACCTGCACGGTTATAATGATCAGCCCTCTCCATTTAGCGAACTGTTTTGaacgaaagagaaagagaaagactAACCAAAGACCAAGCGCCAGCAGGGATATATCTAAGCACAGGGTGGTCGGACATTGTAGCAGCTCTTGTTATTTCGACTGCAGTGGGAacaggaagggaaaagtgAATGGCCTGAGTCAGTCCCAGCGACGAAGTGTCCCTGCGAGCATCTAAGGGGAAACCGAGATGCTATAAACGATTTTGTTGCTTTTAGTGGACTTCTCTCGGCTGTGGCAGTTTGAGATTGCCGGTGCATGTTATTTAAAGGGGCAAATTATTTAAAAAAGTTATTGCCGATAATTAAGAAAAGGTCAGATTGTTAACACGTATACGTAATTCCCCGCTACACGTTATCGTATCGGACCCTGAATTTAATCGTGCCGCCCATCTCAAAATTTGGAGCTCCGAGCGAGTGGTGAAGGGAGCGTGGAGCCGCACAGCCACTTTTATCATTACGCCAAGGGATCATTGATTCATGTTGCTTCACTTGAAAGAATGGCATGACGCATGGCGGATGGTTGGGGATGAATATCCCGAGAAAGCCCGTTATCATGCAATGACGACTCGATATGATACGGTGTGTGATTCGACTTCTcttggatgatgatcagTGGCACGCCGCTGGGGCGACCGTGGAACGTGGAATGGACCATTAGCGGCGTGGACCGACAATAATCCTCTAGCTATTTTATCATGTACAGACAGTAAGTAAACGAAGCATTTCAAGGACATATGCATGCATTCTGGGCAGTGGCTATCCTATCCAAGCCCATGTATTGCCCAAAAAGCGCTCCAAAGCAGTCGGGAAGCATAGGGAGATGGTTAAATGGACGCCGAAAAAAACCGATCAGGGACGAGGCGACATCCCCAAAAAAAGCGTTTGGGCGTGTCATGGATGAATCGTGGGTGGATTCTGAACCATGGTGCGGCGGTGGACGAATATACGGGACTTCGTATATAAAAActttttctccacctcccttcttcttcctctcactcccaccttcatcctctctcatctcttcccacccATCGACCGCTAACAGGCCCTACTCAAAAGTAGCAGCCCAGCTCCAGACTTTCGCGTCTGTCTCAATCTACACTCTCTTTGCCACACGAAGTCCGGCACACCATGTCTGCCGCCGTTCTGCCCATGACCCCTCCTCtcgaaaaggaagagagcgaGCTTGTTCACAGGCGGCCCTCCCCTGCTGATGAGCTCACTCCGCCTCATACTCCCGAACAAAACCCCTGCAAGTCAACCAGTAAGTCGCCGCTCAAATTCATAGTCGAATTTTGTCTGACATTTTTCGCAGACGGCAAGGGAATCGACCCTATTGACCCCGCTCTCCTGCCTTCTGACCGACACATTCCTGACAACTACGTCTCCTACACCATCGCCAACCAGAAATACCTCCCTCCTATCACATGGAAGAACTTGATCCACAACATCCAGTGGATCTCTTTCCTCGCACTCACTGTTACTCCTTCCCTCGCTATATACGGTATTTTCACCACCGCCTGGAATACCAAGACTGCCAtttggaggtgagtttcAATGTATGCCCAATATACGATTTGACTGACAATTCGCAGTGTTATCTACTACTTCATCACTGGCCTTGGTATCACCGCCGGTTACCACCGACTTTGGGCTCACCGTGCCTACAATGCCAGTATTCCTCTACAATATGTTCTTGCCACTGCCGGTAGCGGTGCTGTTGAAGGTTCCATCAAGTGGTGGTGCCGAGGTCACCGAGCCCATCACCGTTACACCGACACTGATCTTGACCCCTACTCCGCCGAGAAGGGCTTCTTCTGGTCCCACGTTGGATGGATGTTGGTCAAGCCCCGAGGCAAGATCGGAGTCGCCGATGTCAGTGATTTGAGCAAGAACAGGGTTGTGAAGTGGCAACACAGGAACTACATTCCCTTGATCTTGGGTATGGGTTTCGTCTTCCCTACCGTTGTCGCTGGTCTTGGCTGGGGAGACTGGAGGGGTggtttcttctttgctggTGCTGCCAGGTTGTGCTTTGTTCACCACGTGAGTATTTCAGGTATCGAGTCAATAGGGCTTAATGATGCTGACTTGCGCGTCATTCAGTCTACTTTCTGTGTCAACTCTCTTGCCCATTGGCTTGGTGAGCAGCCTTTCGACAACAAGCACTCTCCTCGAGACCATATTATCACTGCTCTTTGCACCATTGGCGAAGGTTACCACAACTTCCACCATCAATTCCCTCAGGACTTCCGAAACGCTATCAAGTGGTTCCAGTACGACCCCACCAAGTGGTTCATCTGGACCATGTCTAAGCTCGGTCTTGCCTCTCACTTGAAGCGTTTCCCCGACAATGAGGTTAAGAAGGGTCAGTACACCATGAAATTGCAGCTTCTTAAGGAGCAGGCCGATGAGCTTCAGTGGCCCAAGTCTAGCAACGACCTTCCTGTCATCAGCTGGGACGATTTCAAGGCTGAAGCCAAGGAGCGCTCTCTTGTTGCTATTCACGGTTTCATTCACGactgttcttccttcgttGAGGACCACCCTGGTGGTGCCCACCTCATCAAGCGTGCTATTGGTACTGATGCCACTACTGCCTTCTTTGGTGGTGTCTACGATCACTCCAACGCTGCACACAACTTGCTCGCTATGATGCGTGTCGGTATTCTTGATGGTGGTATGGAAGTCGAGCACCTCAAGCGACGTCCCGCCGACTCTGAAGCCTCCTCTATCACCAACTCTCCCGTttcttccgcctctgcctcctctGTCGACATCCAATCTCTCGCGGATGACGACTTCCGTCTCGACCAGACTCAGCTCAACTCTCAGGGCCCCAAGCCCAAGGCTCCTTTCGGTCAGCCTCAAGCTCAGGTCGCTGACAGGTGGACACTTTCCGTGCCTCCTAGTGAGAAGTTGAGGATTATCCAGACTGTGCCCGAGATCAGGCCGGGATTGTTGACTCACCGATCGGTCGGAAAGCTCGACAAGGTCACCAAGGCTGATGTCGGCGGTGAGGCCAACGAATTTAGCGGGAAGGCGCCTGTGGCTGCGGCTTAAAAGAGGCTCTTAAGCGTGTGTTTTGCGGgtgtttcttttttccatttttggGTCGCGCATATTCATATTCATTACTCTCTTTAAATAGCATCGATCATTCCTTTCGCATTCACAGTCCCGTTATGTGTGTTTTATACAATAAAAAatgtagaagaagataaaaaCGGAAATGCATAAACATGTGAAAATACATCTCTCTCATTCGCAGACTGGCGCTACCAGGGTGGGCTTGCATTTCATCGACTAGTAAACCATACGCATAGCACTCTGGCCTTGTTTATTATGGAGGAAGCTCGAGAACAGGGCGTCATAATTTTGCTCGTTCGGCTTTGACTGAAGCAAGCCAAAgcaaagcagcagcaacgaACGACGTGTAAGGCAACTTTGCATGGGGTCATTTATGAAAGCGAACGAAGATCATTTTGCAACCCCTTTATTCTGtctcttccttgtctcCCAACATCTCTCTAGCAGCCATCGCCTCCTCGAACCAACCTTTCACCTCCTCTGTCTCCTCACCAAAactcatctccctttcccattcACTTACTtcgctttcttcctcctcgctaTCGTCGCCATGCCGCGATGATTGAGAGATAGCGGCGGCAGGGATAGAGTTTGTGGCAGAAAGAAGCGAGCGTGTGAGTGTGGATGAGgcagagaggagggaatTCGGGTTTCTGCGGGCAtgggtggagagagaagattgtggTTGAGGCTGGGGTAAGGGCAGCGGTTGCGGTTGCGGTTCGACCGTTGAAGGGACGTGGGATGAAATTGGATGGTCCGCTGGTCCAGAGGGCGATGGGGGAGCAGGGGCCGCAGAGGGAACCGGACGCTCGTGAATCGTCAGGGATTCTATCAACGAGGTGACGGCATTTGCTGATGGAGCTGGCGCTGGACTTTCGCTGGCAAGGGGCTGTTTGGGGTTAGATATGATTTGCTTCGGGGGCAGAGCAGGCTTTGGGACGGGTGAGGGCGTCGTTCTAGCAATAGACGCCCTTCGATTAGCCATTCTtggttcttccttcatcattgCTTCCAAGTCTacctcccctctctcttccagctcttcgaGTAATTCTATATCTTCCACTTTGCCTCGTAACCACACCGCTTCCCTATCCAATTTACTTTCAACCCACCCACTTCTTGCTTTGCACTTCTTGGAACagtatccttcttcctcgtttcCCTCTTTGGGTTTGATCGTTCGAGCACGGGTTGAGATGACAAAGCgccttgaagatgagtaGGGGCGGTAAGGGGGGTTGGGGCAGACGGGATAAGAGCAGAGGGAGTTGAGATGGCGTTCGTGTGTTATCTCGAGGTAATTGGGCGGGGTGAAGTGCGAAACCTATGTAGTACAGAAACCAAAAATTAGTAACATGTATATTGTAATCCAATATTGGCCATGCACTCACACTCTTTTTGAAAGTAGCCCGATCGACAGTCTCTTCCATAAGCttatccatccatctctcaaCTCGTCGCTGTAGCTGTGCTTTCCTGATAGCAGCACGTTTCAGAGCTTCggcatcttctccaccagctGGCGCTATGCTAGCATCTCCCGAGGGAATTGAATCAGCTTGGACGCGCACAGAGCTGGCAGTGCTGGGACCAGCGGATGGCTGATGATGGTCGCGCGCTGCGACGGAGAGGCGGACGGGATTGCGCGGGGCGGGAGGGACTACTGGTGCGGGAATGGTGGGGGCAGCTGCAGAGGATGATTGGGATGTTGGTATGGCGATTGGCATGGTACTCGAGGAGCAATTCGCTGGAATGACGGGGACTGCAAGAgtaaagatgaaaagaaagaaatgaaagatgAGTTGCAACTTTCGCGAGTGGTTTctcatcgtctttcttCCGCTTTCCTACAACTCTGGTTGATTTCTAATTTCTTCGCCGATACTATATATCTGCATACCAATAATGAAGCTGTACGTAAATATCCCATGATGAATGCTGTTGGTGGTTTATATAAACTATGCTAATCATACAGATGTTGCTCAAGTTTTAAGACATGACCGAATCGTCTCTTTAGATAACGTCCTTGCTAATACAATCCCTTCCTTAAAGGATCGTACTCTCTTTCCACTATCTCACAGAAGCAAAGCAGCACCAACGACTGCTACTACCAGTCCCAAGCTAGCTCTCAACTTGTCTGCTCCGCTAGCAGCATTGTTTGTTGTGGAGGTTGCTGCCGA
Coding sequences within:
- a CDS encoding acylpyruvate hydrolase, which encodes MSNFIRAGKKVVAIGRNYADHAKELGNAIPKEPFFFLKPTSSYLVPGTGPVEIPRGVVMHHEVELGVVIGKNGRDISPSAAFDHIAGYSLAVDMTARNVQDKVKAKGLPWSAAKGFDTFCPIGPFIPKHFIADPSNVGLHFSVNGAVKQSGLTSDMIFDIPQLIAFVSSIMKLEEGDLVLTGTPKGVGQIKGGESFEAKLTYPGLDGEVLSKYEIECVDRQGGYEFMP
- a CDS encoding acyl-CoA dehydrogenase, with the protein product MSDHPVLRYIPAGAWSLVEPLVSKRAKALLITLIDFLENDVVPSEALYHAQLPTDPATRWQTVPQVLGNLKIKAKKLGLWNLWLSGGDFQGMAGGEGGGLSNLEYAIMAEVMGHSIVLAPQATNCSAPDTGNMEVLARFGTQEQKNKYLVPLLNGDIRSSFAMTEYGVASSDATNFHNTQATSLSSSTLSLSGHKWWISGAGDPRTSVHIVLAITDPNNPSAYKRHTLLLVEPRQKGVKIVRPMTVMGYDDAPEGHCEVIYDNVQVDLVRGVVGGKEGLGRGFEMLQARLGPGRLHHCMRSLGVASRALDLLLQRVSDPARKTFGKYLREHGTVLAEIAHSRAEIDQSRLLVLAAARQIDLAGAKGALQDIGIAKFTVPKMALQVVDRAMQVHGAEGLSQDQPLASWYAQLRTLRFADGPDEVHIQQIGQRELKRVKELQNRMEKIRRESERLLKEGGKERAKL
- a CDS encoding stearoyl-CoA desaturase (delta-9 desaturase) — protein: MSAAVLPMTPPLEKEESELVHRRPSPADELTPPHTPEQNPCKSTNGKGIDPIDPALLPSDRHIPDNYVSYTIANQKYLPPITWKNLIHNIQWISFLALTVTPSLAIYGIFTTAWNTKTAIWSVIYYFITGLGITAGYHRLWAHRAYNASIPLQYVLATAGSGAVEGSIKWWCRGHRAHHRYTDTDLDPYSAEKGFFWSHVGWMLVKPRGKIGVADVSDLSKNRVVKWQHRNYIPLILGMGFVFPTVVAGLGWGDWRGGFFFAGAARLCFVHHSTFCVNSLAHWLGEQPFDNKHSPRDHIITALCTIGEGYHNFHHQFPQDFRNAIKWFQYDPTKWFIWTMSKLGLASHLKRFPDNEVKKGQYTMKLQLLKEQADELQWPKSSNDLPVISWDDFKAEAKERSLVAIHGFIHDCSSFVEDHPGGAHLIKRAIGTDATTAFFGGVYDHSNAAHNLLAMMRVGILDGGMEVEHLKRRPADSEASSITNSPVSSASASSVDIQSLADDDFRLDQTQLNSQGPKPKAPFGQPQAQVADRWTLSVPPSEKLRIIQTVPEIRPGLLTHRSVGKLDKVTKADVGGEANEFSGKAPVAAA